One part of the Acidobacteriota bacterium genome encodes these proteins:
- a CDS encoding GTPase Era yields MSDGDQGKRFGFAALAGRPNVGKSTLLNRLVGRKVAIVSPVPQTTRHRILGVRTLPTGQVAFVDAPGFHRPRRQLGELMLEQARSAAGDADVVLWVVDAAAGVGAGDRRVLDEVRKVAPERPVVLVLNKLDRMNKGRLLPLIEQGVREWGCREAVPVSALTGENVDRLLETVVSLLPPGEPMYPPDFVTDQRERTIVAELVREKLFERLRQEVPHAVAVAVEHLGEREDGLLEAHAVIYVERPSQKAIVIGHRGRMLKEVGTEARKELEAMTGRRVFLKLWVKVREAWRDRIGVLREIGVYPG; encoded by the coding sequence GTGAGCGACGGCGATCAGGGCAAGCGGTTCGGATTCGCGGCGCTGGCGGGTCGTCCCAACGTCGGGAAGAGCACGCTCCTGAACCGCCTCGTGGGGAGGAAGGTGGCCATCGTCTCCCCGGTGCCGCAGACGACCCGCCACCGGATCCTCGGCGTCCGCACGCTCCCGACGGGTCAGGTGGCGTTCGTCGATGCCCCCGGCTTTCACCGGCCTCGCCGCCAGCTCGGCGAGCTGATGCTGGAGCAGGCCCGGTCGGCCGCCGGCGACGCCGACGTGGTGCTCTGGGTGGTCGACGCGGCGGCCGGAGTCGGGGCGGGGGACCGCCGCGTCCTCGACGAAGTGCGCAAGGTGGCGCCGGAGCGGCCGGTGGTGCTGGTCCTGAACAAGCTGGACCGGATGAACAAGGGACGCCTGCTGCCGCTGATCGAGCAGGGCGTGCGCGAGTGGGGCTGCCGGGAGGCGGTGCCGGTCTCGGCCCTCACGGGGGAGAACGTGGACCGCCTGCTCGAGACGGTCGTCTCGCTGCTTCCGCCGGGCGAACCGATGTATCCCCCCGATTTCGTCACGGACCAGCGCGAGCGGACGATCGTGGCGGAGCTGGTGCGGGAGAAGCTATTCGAGCGCCTCCGCCAGGAAGTGCCGCACGCCGTGGCGGTGGCGGTCGAGCACCTGGGAGAGCGGGAGGACGGCCTCCTGGAAGCCCACGCGGTGATCTACGTGGAGCGGCCCTCCCAGAAGGCGATCGTGATCGGGCACCGGGGCCGGATGCTGAAGGAGGTGGGAACCGAGGCCCGCAAGGAGCTGGAGGCCATGACGGGGCGCCGCGTCTTCCTGAAACTCTGGGTGAAGGTGCGGGAAGCCTGGCGGGACCGGATCGGCGTGCTGCGAGAGATCGGCGTCTACCCCGGCTGA